A window from Onychostoma macrolepis isolate SWU-2019 chromosome 07, ASM1243209v1, whole genome shotgun sequence encodes these proteins:
- the irx3a gene encoding iroquois-class homeodomain protein IRX-3a, protein MSFPQLGYQYIRPIYPQDRQGIGSARAGTDLSPSGALSNVLSTMYGSPFAAAQSYGAFLPYSNDLSIFNQLGAQYELKDSPGVQHPGFAHHHPAFYPYGQYQFGDPSRPKNATRESTSTLKAWLSEHRKNPYPTKGEKIMLAIITKMTLTQVSTWFANARRRLKKENKMTWAPRSRTDEEGNVYNSDHEGEDGDKREDEEEIDLENIDTENIENKDDLDEQDELHSDLKLDGRSDSEISDGYEDLQGPEQRLFKAMVKDGKEIHGDRAEHFHHHSHHHHHHHHNNLEQANSEPVKLNQAIINSPPSENNPPPAPKPKIWSLAETATTPDNPRKSPLMNGTSAASAAQTIITPHRLLSCPVGKIQSWTNRGFTAHQLALLNSNHYLGLSNQASANGLALYSRQAEDRSQNSESTVTERSSALEAEKKLLKTAFHPVQRRPQNQLEAAMVLSALSSS, encoded by the exons ATGTCTTTCCCACAGCTGGGATATCAGTACATCCGACCCATATACCCGCAGGACAGGCAGGGGATAGGCAGTGCCCGAGCCGGGACAGACCTGAGCCCGTCCGGAGCGCTCTCTAATGTTCTCTCCACTATGTACGGATCACCTTTCGCTGCCGCACAAAGCTATGGAGCTTTTCTTCCTTATTCAAATGATCTGTCCATTTTCAACCAGCTG GGGGCACAGTACGAACTGAAGGACAGTCCGGGCGTCCAGCATCCTGGATTTGCCCACCATCATCCAGCTTTTTACCCATATGGTCAGTACCAGTTCGGAGACCCTTCCAGACCCAAAAATGCCACCAGGGAGAGCACCAGCACGCTCAAGGCCTGGTTAAGTGAGCACCGGAAAAACCCGTACCCTACCAAAGGCGAGAAGATTATGCTGGCCATTATCACCAAAATGACCCTCACTCAAGTGTCCACCTGGTTCGCCAACGCCAGGAGGAGGCTAAAGAAGGAGAACAAGATGACCTGGGCCCCACGGAGTCGGACGGACGAAGAAGGAAATGTTTACAACAGCGATCACGAGGGAGAGGACGGCGACAAACGCGAGGATGAGGAGGAAATCGATTTGGAAAATATTGACACGGAGAATATTGAGAATAAGGACGATTTAGACGAGCAGGACGAGCTGCATTCTGATTTGAAACTGGATGGCAGGAGCGACTCTGAAATTTCAGACGGCTATGAGGATTTACAAGGACCGGAGCAAAGGTTGTTCAAAGCGATGGTGAAAGACGGCAAAGAGATTCACGGCGACCGCGCAGAGCACTTTCACCATCacagtcatcatcatcatcaccaccaccaCAACAACTTAGAACAGGCCAACAGCGAGCCGGTCAAACTCAACCAGGCCATCATCAACTCTCCGCCCTCAGAAAACAACCCACCTCCGGCTCCAAAACCTAAGATCTGGTCTTTGGCAGAGACTGCCACAACTCCAGACAATCCACGAAAATCTCCTCTGATGAACGGGACTTCCGCTGCGTCCGCCGCTCAGACCATCATCACTCCTCACAGACTCCTTTCGTGTCCCGTAGGGAAAATCCAGAGCTGGACAAATCGGGGTTTCACCGCACACCAGCTCGCCTTGCTGAACTCAAACCACTACTTAGGACTCAGTAACCAGGCTTCGGCGAATGGCCTTGCCCTGTACAGCAGACAAGCAGAGGACAGGAGTCAAAACTCCGAGTCCACAGTCACAG aAAGATCTAGTGCCTTGGAAGCAGAGAAAAAGTTGTTAAAAACAGCCTTCCATCCTGTTCAAAGACG GCCCCAGAACCAACTCGAAGCTGCCATGGTATTATCCGCCCTCTCGTCCTCGTAg